In Fusarium verticillioides 7600 chromosome 6, whole genome shotgun sequence, the sequence AAGCCAGAAAGTACATAGCATGTGTGGTAGGCGTCAGAGAACCTGTAGTCGGGCTCGAGTCAGCGCCCATTCAGATATTCTAGAAGCAGGGCCACCAAGTTGCATACTTGCTCGGTTTGTCTCTCAGACCACCCCGCTTAGACtggtcttgacagcaacaaAGGATGTAGCGGATCAAGCCGTCACGGCTGAAAAGGCTACCCTTGGCCGCAGGGAGCGCGTGGCCGCCTGAATTGGCCTCTTCCCCTCCAGGACCGGACCCGGGTCCGTTGAGTGCAGCCTCGATGAGGGGCCAGCATCCTCCGACCCAGTGACTGTAGCAACCGTCAACTAGCTTATTGGTGCGACCTGAGAAACCACCCTCTGGGGCGTACTGTCGCGaagacagccaagagatAAGCAGTGGAACATTGAGATGCCTACAGAACAGAAACATCAAGACAAGGTTAGCATGCGATGCACCGCTTCCATGTCACAACATGAGTGGTTAGACAAAGGGAGAAGCATACCTCGGGATGGAACGATGTGGAGAATCAAGAATCGAGAGGCATCCGAGAGCGCAAAAAGCATATGCACCATGTGCTTCGATGCCCGGCTTTGCCGACACGCCTCCCTCGTGCGTTTGGCCTTGACGGTGAATGATCAGAGACGGAGTCGTTGCTTTGGGATTTCGTGCGTCACTTACATTGGTGTACATAGTCTGCAAGCCCAGTGAACAGGCCAGTGTGGCCAGCGGATCGTGCAGGAGAGTCCTGTGATAGCTCAAGAGGTAGATTGAGTAACGATATGATGACGGCCGCGCAGTAAGCCCCCCTGCAACTTTGTTAGAAGGAAGTGATCGTACATGTGTCCTTGGGGTTCACGGCATGAGACCGATGGGGAACTGCGGGCCTTGATCGCCGCGCTGCAGAGAAGAGTATCGAGGTGTAGTGGTACAGCATGCACATACCTGACGTCCTCTTCGCCGCCGAGTGCCATCTGGAACCCTCCATCGGGCTGCTTGAGTGAGCATAGCCATCTCCACATTGCTCGACGGTCGATGGCCTCGTAGGCGTCTTGACCGCCAACAAGGGCCAGCGACAGAACGGTTGCATAGGAGGTGGCGAGATGCGAGGTATGTCCGAATCCACCAGCGAAGCCTCCATCTTGATTCTGCATAGGCCGGACGGTATCGACAAGTCTCTGTCGGTACTCCGTGACGTCCTCTCCCAGGAGAACAAGAGCAGACAGACACCAGTAGAAGAACCAGGGCCGACTGGGGTCAGCGGGTGTGAAAGCGGCGGGCAGCTTTCCCAGCTGCTTATGCAGAAACTTTACATGGAGGCGACGGTCCAGATGGGGCACGCCGTGGAAGTTGCAGTAGTCGAATTCTTCgccttgaagaaaaggtAGGACTTCGTCTATCGTTGCATCCTGGACACGCGATGACTCTGTGGGTAGGCTATCGCGGATGAGAGGTTCAGTAGTGAAGAGAGGCGGTATGGAGAGTTCAACATCGGGCTGTGGCGCTCTTGCAGCTGAAGCCATTCTTGTGTTTGATCTGATATTGCTGGTGGCAGTATTGCTGTTGTTACTGCGTGGAAATAAAACGCGAGGTCGAGGGCGTGTGAGACGAGAACGGGCTCTCATAACTCACTCAGTTGATGAACCAATACTTATATTATGTCCCGTTGCCTTGTTGCGTTGCTTTAACAATGACAAGTCCGGCTGATATTGTTCTCCAAGCCATGGTATCTCGCAATCCCATCTTACCCCCACATATTGGATTCAAGTGGACGGCTTCGTTCCTCTGCCCAATAAGAATATGCGTTTGGCGGGGCATTCTCTTTTGTTGGTTACTTTAGTACCAACGACAGGTCATGCCATGAGATCGATTCCCTCGAATTTATGTTGGTTTTAACATTGGAAACCCCAttatcttgagcttggatcTGATAATGGTCGATACTGAACCGATTAGACTACTGTGCTGCGCATAATACGTGACTTGtttgacttgaagaaacgTCAATGTTGTAGGTAGTTAAAAAGACACAAACCGTAGGAGCTTAAAGCCACTACAGCTCTGAATACTTTCTAATATTAAGGTCAAAAATACCAAAAGGAAAGGTATTAAGTATAAGAAACTAAGAACAAGTTGGAAAACAATTGCCTGAGGAAGGGTCATATCGCTTGGCCACTTAAGTTATGCTTATCTACCTACCCTACAGTCTTTTGCTTCCTGGCAGGTTGGAGGTGAAGAATTGGGAGGTTGGTTTCCAATCTAACAAAAGCAATCTCATGAGAGCGTTATGGAGTCAAATCTCATTATGTGACTATATTTCATAATGCTGAAGGTATACATGGATAGACTACTAATGGGTTTCAGTGGGAAGTTGCAGGGAGTCTTCAATATTCTTTTTTTATCACTTAGACATGACGAAGAAAACGAATTTCTCTCATGACATGGCTAGATATCCTCAGAAAAACCAGTACAGGAAAGTCACAGTATTATGAAAGTTATTGGATGTATTCATATCTTTCATTGGGTACGAAGTTGAATTCAGAATTGCTATATCCACTTTGCGTGTGGACAAAGAGGCATTCAATGAACTGCAGTGTTTCTCAACTTACCAGCCTTACTTTTATATCGATTCGTAGACATATGTCCAAGCCTTTCTGATACTTCTTGTCTCGGCATAATTGTAAGTAGCTTGGCCGTCTTCAGTCATCTTTGAAGAATCCTGGCCCGTTGTAGTTTCTGAGATTCACTTAAGAACCACAGACTTATTGTCAAGCCCAGGTTTTCCCAGATTTAaccagcagctgaagcaatTGACTTTAGAAATGCCGATATCTAATGACGAATACCGTGAATGATATGTAGTATCTGCGAGCGAAGCCATGGCAATCATCCACATGCCGCTGAACGGAACGTTTCGAACGCGCAAGTGATCATGCAAGGTATCCTTCCAGAAAGAATAGAAAGAGGACCTATTATAGATTCACATCAATACTACAACTATGATAGTTGATAATATCGACGCCGAACCTGTCTGTAAGACCTTCTaattcttggtgttttgtaAGTCAGTGAGAGACCTCGGGTATAAGCCGAGGTGACCAGATATAACATGAGATACACAAACTCAAACCGACTCTGACACGTATTTGAACGTGCAATAGCCAGCAGAAACAGCAGTTTCTAGCCAGAACATCGACAGCTTGCCACCGGCCACCATCAAACCATTGTACGCCACATGTATCGGTCCGAAATAGCCAGAAAATTCCTGTTAGCAGGTTTTCTAGAAGCAATTTTTGCATCGAGCATGGCCGTCAAGTACCGACGCTAGGATATTGAAACTTGCACATCAAAGCGGAGGTAAGTTTCCGATTAACCTGGCCCTCTAAGTCTCAGAGAAGAAATAACACATTCAacacaaaaaaaaagtgaTGCGCTAGTTGACTAGTCGTGCAAGAGTTGTTCGCTTTCAAACGGCTCAGTTTCACACTACTGTAGCTATTGCAGCAGGACGTGATCATTTGCACATTTACGAGAAGTTTGACTGGATTGACTATCCCAACAAAGGTGAGACAAAGACGGGACGACGCAGATCCCAAAACATTGAGAGACAtacgaaaaagaaagtccGACGCTACTCGCGGAAGTTGAATGAATCGAGCGAGCAATGCCCTTCGAAAATCCGAGTTCTCGACCGACGTTTGGTCCGAACCGAGCCAACCCCCCAACTTATGGTCTTTGGTTGGTGGGGGCGCTAATGAAGATCGATCAATTAATCGAGAAATATATGATTGACGATTTTGATGCTGTGATGGAGTTGTCTAATTGATATGTTTGTGGTTGTGAGTCTGTGTAGAAAAGACGTGGAATTGCGAGAGCCAGAGCTACGTCGAGGAACAAATATAAGAATAATGGCATCATGACTTGTCGAATCTGTTTAATCTGGGTAGCAAACAACAAGCCTGGGACAGTCTTACCTTCGAGTCCGGTCGATAGCTTTACCTCGTTTAGTAATTCTATATGGTAAACATATATCAGAGTATGGATGCGTTGTGCAGGTCTGCAGGACCAACTGTATAAGCCGGTGGGTTTGCCGACATATAAGGTCATGTCACTCTGGCATAACAAAGGGCCGATCCGAGGAAGTACATATACCGCGGGATCTAATATCATACGTAGTAATAAGAAACAGATCGAACTCTTATTTGATACACTGATAACGCCCTCCAAAACTCTGGAATTCCGCGGGAACAAAACACCACGAGATATTCTGGTGTAGTGGCATGGCATCTTGCTCCAATATGCACCCATGCAAGCTTTGTCCCGGTGGGGACATACCGGAACTCAAAGACCGGCTTGTCAAACCGGTCCGGGGCATATGCAcgatatcatccatggtacggagtacatagCCGAGACAAGGACCTTGGAGCAGACAACTCACGGTGTCTGATCATAGAAGCGATCAAAGAGATGTGCGAGTATGAGAGATAGAAACGAAAAGAACAGGACCAGCATAGGATATAGCGCTAGCTGTATCCAACATTTTGGTACGGATAGCGAGGTTGGAAACTCGGATTTATACTCCATCAAAGCTCAGAGCCTCACTTACCTTAGTGCCCCCAACACCACATCGGACCCCGCGCTTAATTGATACTCATGCAGGGAAAACCCACCAGCTGTGCGTATCCGTCCAGTCCAAGCAATATCCTTAGACTACAAGTTTGCTTTTTCTGTGTTAAATCCTGGAATCTAAGCGGTTCACTCTGCTGAGTCAGTCTCTACGCAGCCTGTAACCTCGGCCTTTCTCGAGAGGTCCAAGAGCACTCACTCGTGCAACTATTTTAccgctcttctcttcttcttcttctaaaCTATAAGTCTAGTGTCGTCCATTCGTCTACTAAGTTAGTGTCCTTCTATAAtcttttgttcttctctgcGTCATTGTGCGGAGAGATTTCAAACCTTGTTGTATAACTTAACTACACTCTCACATATTGTTTATTAAACACGCCATGGCTACACACTGCAACGTCCTCCAACAGTTCACCCGTACCGAGGAATCAGAGTTCAAGGGCATGATTCGCTATGTACCCAACCAGAATCGGTTGCTCCCATCCACTacatccatctccaacaaGCCACGACTCCAGGCTTCTTCTCTAGGCCAATTGGATTGTCTCCCCGCAGAACTTCTATTGTCTGTGCTTGATCTCCTCGACTTCCAGTCTCTGTCTCGCCTGTCGCGGGTTTCTCTTCTAGGAAAGGATGTGATTGAGGACCTGCCGGTGTATTGGGAGACGGTCCGACATGCTCCCGAGGCTTTGGCTGTCTTGGGACAGACTCATCTTTTGAGCTACCATCCTGCTACCCTGCTTCACTCTGCTCTCCGGCAGAGCAGATGTGTCTCGTGTCTCGCATTTGGGGGGTTTCTCTTCCTGCCAACCTGTGAAAGGGTTTGTTTTGAGTGTCTCTATGAGAACCAGGCTCTCCGGATGACGTCTCcggccatggccaaggagTGTTTTAGTCTCACTGACCATGATCTCCAACGCATTCCTGTTATGTACAGTGTTCCTGGCACTTTTGGTCTAAGGTTTCAATTCGTGCATAAGCAGGCTGAACGCCTTGTCAGCGtcaagcaagcaaaggaACTTGCCCTAGAGATACATGGCTCGGCAGAGAAGCTGGCCAGACTGAGGCCAACATATCGTCCTGGGAGAACGTCCATGAAAGATGCTGCGATATTCAGGCACTTCCATGAGGCTCCTTTAGACCCTCCAGGCTGTGATCTCTCAAGACTGCCGAGAAAGGCTGAGGTTGTAGAGGATGACTTTGGCGGAATGGCTTCCATCCGTTTCCCATCCCTCTCAGATGCTGGCACTGACAAAGGTGTCCTTTGCCAGGGATGCCTTGTCACTTATAGCCACTACATGCAAGGAGTGCTTCCTCAAAGTACGCTTTCCGAGCTTGTGCCCGTGGATGTAGGGCCTTATCGACCTCTTCTTGCGCTGTTGACTCGTCTATGGTCCACAGAAGGATTCGCTAAACATGCACATCAATGCTATGGTGTGCGCCGAATCATGGGCCAGTGAGTCCTACATACGGACAGAGCTAGAACAACCTTACAAAGACCTCAGCTGAGGTTTGTTGTCTCCTCTGAGATTTGTCAACGCATTTCTTGATCTGTCCTGGCTGATGATTGCAGGATCCTCAAAGCCCTGTAGGGCTAGTATTTCCACTCTTCTAACATCTCCTCTAAAATGTCTCTCGTATGCTCATGTCAATCAGTCGTTGGTCTCGAACGCTGATGGTTCTCAAAAGTTTACTGCTATTCATGATCAGCCAGCAGGTTTGTTTTTCTATCCGGTTGCGTTTATATACCGCATAGTCGATTTTAATGATAAATGAGTCAATTCATGCTTTCGGATGTGTAATTATGAATAAGTCATCAGTAAGTATAGACCTAATCTTGGTAGTAGgcgatcttgttgttgttgtatGACTTCAATATAGACACTTTTATAACGTAAAAGAGAGTTGATACATCC encodes:
- a CDS encoding protein farnesyltransferase subunit beta codes for the protein MRARSRLTRPRPRVLFPRSNNSNTATSNIRSNTRMASAARAPQPDVELSIPPLFTTEPLIRDSLPTESSRVQDATIDEVLPFLQGEEFDYCNFHGVPHLDRRLHVKFLHKQLGKLPAAFTPADPSRPWFFYWCLSALVLLGEDVTEYRQRLVDTVRPMQNQDGGFAGGFGHTSHLATSYATVLSLALVGGQDAYEAIDRRAMWRWLCSLKQPDGGFQMALGGEEDVRGAYCAAVIISLLNLPLELSQDSPARSAGHTGLFTGLADYVHQCQTHEGGVSAKPGIEAHGAYAFCALGCLSILDSPHRSIPRHLNVPLLISWLSSRQYAPEGGFSGRTNKLVDGCYSHWVGGCWPLIEAALNGPGSGPGGEEANSGGHALPAAKGSLFSRDGLIRYILCCCQDQSKRGGLRDKPSKFSDAYHTCYVLSGLSAAQHKWNLDVARPHEADVTGDSWSVTPYMDGEQIFDEEDRVATVHPVYVIPQHKVEAMQSYFSSKHGF
- a CDS encoding protein farnesyltransferase subunit beta; its protein translation is MRARSRLTRPRPRVLFPRSNNSNTATSNIRSNTRMASAARAPQPDVELSIPPLFTTEPLIRDSLPTESSRVQDATIDEVLPFLQGEEFDYCNFHGVPHLDRRLHVKFLHKQLGKLPAAFTPADPSRPWFFYWCLSALVLLGEDVTEYRQRLVDTVRPMQNQDGGFAGGFGHTSHLATSYATVLSLALVGGQDAYEAIDRRAMWRWLCSLKQPDGGFQMALGGEEDVRGAYCAAVIISLLNLPLELSQDSPARSAGHTGLFTGLADYVHQCQTHEGGVSAKPGIEAHGAYAFCALGCLSILDSPHRSIPRHLNVPLLISWLSSRQYAPEGGFSGRTNKLVDGCYSHWVGGCWPLIEAALNGPGSGPGGEEANSGGHALPAAKGSLFSRDGLIRYILCCCQDQSKRGGLRDKPSKYATWWPCF